From Podospora bellae-mahoneyi strain CBS 112042 chromosome 3, whole genome shotgun sequence, the proteins below share one genomic window:
- a CDS encoding hypothetical protein (CAZy:GH131; EggNog:ENOG503NZGU), with translation MHKHGIPLICASLVTSVSAQSCRLQFDGRVPPSFGVAGFDTPNNFFSETNVLGAGLSFSQLIQLPAISASLFDIETIPIEVTISDASIFNGQTGFRRAELLPASNSGIDDSTTSIKTLHFSIGKDAQRPLNLSHEYQLVFLESNDFSTNQFVLKTGSILGGDTAVDPDTLQLFGNVNQTPSKLLFSVPFLDGVFHNFAVTLDFDALTTQVFFSAGGDPLEAVTQVISNDVSGQGQFHFGLLKKPTDAVGDITRNGFQEDGIDEGIIFGGIFQEDSSAGCISLRP, from the exons ATGCACAAACACGGAATTCCTCTTATCTGCGCTTCGCTGGTTACCTCCGTTTCTGCCCAGAGCTGCCGTCTTCAGTTTGATGGCCGCGTTCCGCCAAGCTTCGGTGTCGCTGGTTTCGACACTCCAAATAACTTTTTCAGCGAGACCAATGTGCTCGGAGCTGGGCTCAGCTTCAGCCAGCTCATCCAGCTGCCCGCCATCTCTGCTTCTCTG TTCGACATTGAGACCATTCCCATAGAAGTGACCATCAGCGACGCGTCCATCTTCAACGGCCAGACTGGTTTCCGTCGCGCTGAGCTCCTTCCTGCCAGCAACTCTGGCATCGACGACAGCACCACAAGCATCAAGACCCTCCATTTCAGCATAGGCAAGGACGCACAACGCCCGCTGAATCTGTCTCACGAATATCAGCTGGTGTTTCTTGAAAGCAACGACTTTAGCACCAATCAGTTCGTCTTGAAAACGGGCAGCATTCTGGGCGGTGACACAGCTGTCGACCCTGATACCCTACAGTTATTTGGAAATGTCAACCAAACCCCATCAAAACTTCTCTTCAGCGTCCCATTTCTGGACGGCGTTTTCCACAACTTTGCTGTTACACTAGACTTTGACGCCCT CACTACCCAGGTCTTTTTTTCAGCCGGCGGGGATCCCCTCGAGGCCGTGACCCAGGTCATCTCCAACGATGTCAGCGGGCAAGGACAGTTCCACTTTGGCTTGCTCAAAAAGCCGACTGATGCGGTTGGCGATATTACAAGAAACGGGTTTCAAGAAGACGGTATCGACGAGGGCATCATCTTTGGCGGCATCTTCCAAGAGGACAGCTCGGCGGGTTGCATCAGCTTGCGGCCGTGA
- a CDS encoding hypothetical protein (EggNog:ENOG503PNM1): MGYFVGITSTGFVGTDELSAVTSFQPCHIFGDQMLIGTGIRVGFYLLYIAAIVAVLFGVDKQFRFWHGAWGILALSLFLSMFLNVVDYNLIIIDYAILIQLVLWYPVYFVFTVLFRQALVVDGRRGAKTDTEYRERLQRCRQSAVTELDVARARAYSDVLKAFALHAAAEEADADHDAAQEALVHAVQHYVSHWHEQIEVPAEDGSQLGNNTDGGAVTTVYNTELIEEIAAAPTRADIDKLRDLYVAALVHSNHSVAEARAAEHEVALIASEELVIKRRARRPKNAFRHFLLTTSYKDQLTAAIGLLIWSMYMFGTAALNWPLLRNGNKQGGACDNVPTVYFVLAPKKPFADAGFATFLRVWTVGVCIVAVITTAVALFILFVSFFGPAALGLRQKERKRKGKKSVESGQGEYVYDVRGSPGYSCKARGRHTQEILSCIHQTQSRTIRHRYQSRTTSPIQFTLWNIPWAVLLAVLLLVTIVCAELTINRQGPNNNMPLDFARPPLRETSEILGFLIGLYSLVLTLLSVIGAFVAAILRKRRRGNQHDEQHIHYYRREKGGQAGRSEQPALVD; encoded by the coding sequence ATGGGCTACTTCGTgggcatcaccagcaccggctTCGTGGGGACCGACGAGCTGAGTGCGGTGACCTCTTTTCAACCATGTCATATCTTTGGTGATCAGATGCTCATCGGCACGGGAATTCGTGTTGGATTCTACCTGCTTTATATCGCTGCCATTGTTGCCGTCCTGTTTGGCGTTGACAAGCAATTCCGTTTCTGGCACGGCGCGTGGGGTATTCTGGCCCTGTCCCTCTTTCTGTCCATGTTCCTCAACGTTGTGGACTACAATTTGATTATCATTGATTACGCCATCTTGATCCAGCTCGTGCTCTGGTATCCAGTCTACTTCGTCTTCACTGTTCTCTTCCGACAGGcattggtggttgatgggaggCGGGGAGCCAAGACCGACACAGAATATCGAGAGCGTCTTCAGCGTTGTCGACAGTCAGCAGTGACAGAGCTGGATGTGGCACGAGCACGAGCCTATTCCGATGTTTTGAAAGCATTTGCTCTACatgcggcggcggaggaagCAGACGCAGATCATGACGCTGCACAAGAAGCCCTTGTTCATGCGGTACAGCACTACGTCTCCCACTGGCATGAGCAGATCGAGGTCCCGGCCGAGGACGGCTCTCAGCTGGGGAACAACACCGACGGAGGGGCCGTGACAACAGTCTACAACACTGAGCTGATCGAGGAAATTGCAGCCGCTCCCACCCGCGCCGATATTGACAAGCTCCGGGATCTCTACGTTGCGGCATTGGTCCATTCCAACCACTCCGTGGCCGAAGCCCGAGCCGCTGAGCATGAGGTTGCCCTCATTGCGTCTGAAGAACTCGTCATCAAGCGCCGAGCACGACGACCCAAGAATGCCTTCCGGCATTTCTTGCTGACAACCAGTTACAAAGACCAGCTGACGGCTGCCATCGGGCTCTTGATCTGGTCGATGTACATGTTTGGGACGGCGGCACTAAACTGGCCACTTCTACGCAATGGCAACAAGCAAGGTGGCGCCTGTGACAATGTTCCAACCGTTTACTTTGTCCTGGCGCCGAAGAAGCCTTTCGCAGATGCAGGGTTTGCCACTTTTCTTCGGGTCTGGACAGTCGGAGTTTGCATCGTCGCTGTCATCACCACGGCCGTTGCCCTGTTTATCTTGTTTGTCAGCTTTTTTGGCCCCGCTGCACTTGGTCTACgccagaaggagaggaagaggaagggcaAGAAGTCAGTCGAATCAGGTCAAGGGGAGTACGTCTATGATGTCCGGGGCTCACCAGGCTACTCTTGCAAAGCTCGTGGTCGACACACGCAGGAGATCCTTTCCTGCATTCACCAGACTCAGTCCCGAACAATCAGACATCGATACCAAAGCagaacaacctcgccaatTCAGTTCACCCTGTGGAATATCCCCTGGGCCGTTTTGCTAgctgtgctgttgttggtcacGATCGTCTGTGCCGAGCTGACCATCAACAGGCAAggccccaacaacaacatgccGTTGGATTTTGCTCGGCCGCCTCTTCGCGAGACTTCGGAGATCCTTGGCTTCTTGATTGGGTTGTATTCTCTGGTATTGACGCTACTCAGTGTGATCGGGGCGTTTGTTGCGGCCATCCTTCGCAAGCGTCGCCGAGGCAATCAGCATGACGAGCAGCATATCCACTACTATCGACGTGAGAAGGGGGGTCAAGCAGGGAGGTCCGAACAGCCGGCATTGGtggattga
- a CDS encoding hypothetical protein (EggNog:ENOG503PDJF; COG:S) → MITAMAGSASGSRAAILLTLIALSLGGVADAKFLSMPFTTDFDVFGSGTYGPDGPWQAVGVLLGSHERKSHLVPLEGPTVPVWPTAASMVALHSTKAGGKYNISRSGNASEPFLKITEGTSEDNASALFRFADLNSNHRTSGLMVVDAMTFTNLRFEEPGYANVQATIYVMDSSVITYPNNRTSKPTVGVLGFGRPSDLNFRGTSILVQMKEAGLISSSSFGLHIASVPLKQRGSLILGGYEENRVIGPVGVFTKTTGLPVTYLTDVSIGYEGATEKDREDGSVWPNPVPDEASRVGLARFMQPSENGIIAIPNPAVPGIYLPPPVCANAATKLPVVWKEDLGYYLWDTTDPRYDTVMNFGGYMAFTFLDSTAANITIKIPFKLLNLTLEAPIVDEPVPYFPCHDTNSYNTGIWELGRAFLQGAFFGVNYDTNVTFLAQAPGPDMEQSATRSLEPTDRNMTGLPVKAFVNSWRKQWPELVIPDTESTLSPAALAGIIIGTLAVVGLLTALGWFVWRRRQRGRRTQQLSGEQPSDSEMKPVIELGIPDKVEAKICPYPEKPFVEIDDSTVLELDSRSVTSVRTVRTARDLSQFSEAPDSPGVYEMPADNPFVDRQRDKEKEADRESQR, encoded by the coding sequence ATGATAACAGCGATGGCGGGTTCGGCTTCTGGATCGAGGGCAGCGATCTTGTTGACCCTCATTGCTTTGTCCTTGGGAGGCGTTGCCGACGCAAAATTTCTTTCCATGCCTTTCACCACCGACTTCGACGTCTTTGGCTCAGGTACCTACGGCCCAGATGGACCATGGCAGGCTGTCGGCGTCCTGCTCGGGAGCCATGAGCGCAAGTCCCACCTCGTGCCTCTCGAGGGTCCCACTGTGCCGGTCTGGCCTACGGCGGCCTCGATGGTAGCCCTTCACTCGACCAAGGCTGGTGGCAAGTACAACATCAGCCGCTCCGGCAACGCATCCGAACCATTCCTCAAGATCACCGAGGGCACATCCGAAGACAACGCCTCGGCCCTTTTCCGCTTCGCAGATCTGAACTCCAACCACAGGACATCCGGCCTCATGGTTGTCGACGCAATGACCTTTACCAACCTGCGATTCGAGGAGCCCGGGTACGCCAACGTCCAGGCCACGATCTATGTGATGGACTCATCCGTCATCACTTATCCCAACAACAGAACGTCAAAGCCGACCGTCGGGGTCCTAGGCTTCGGACGACCGAGCGACCTGAACTTTCGCGGGACGAGCATTCTGGTCCAGATGAAGGAGGCCGGTCTCATATCGTCCAGCTCGTTTGGGCTGCACATCGCGAGCGTACCACTGAAGCAGCGGGGTTCGCTAATCTTGGGGGGATACGAAGAAAACAGAGTTATAGGTCCCGTAGGCGTCTTCACAAAGACAACCGGCCTGCCAGTCACCTATCTGACCGACGTCAGCATCGGATACGAGGGTGCCACAGAGAAGGACAGGGAAGACGGGAGCGTGTGGCCCAACCCAGTACCAGACGAAGCGAGCAGAGTCGGTCTCGCGCGATTCATGCAGCCATCAGAAAACGGCATCATCGCCATTCCCAACCCAGCAGTTCCCGGCATctacctccctcctcccgtgTGCGCTAACGCAGCGACGAAGCTCCCTGTTGTATGGAAGGAAGACCTCGGGTATTATCTCTGGGACACAACAGACCCCCGTTACGACACGGTGATGAACTTTGGCGGCTACATGGCTTTCACCTTCCTCGactcaacagcagccaacatcaccatcaaaaTCCCATTCAAACTGCTCAATCTCACACTGGAGGCACCGATTGTCGACGAGCCGGTTCCCTATTTTCCATGCCACGACACCAACAGCTACAACACTGGCATCTGGGAACTTGGCCGAGCTTTTCTCCAGGGAGCTTTCTTTGGCGTCAACTACGACACAAACGTCACGTTTCTGGCGCAGGCCCCAGGCCCTGATATGGAACAAAGTGCGACACGATCCTTGGAGCCCACAGACCGAAACATGACCGGTCTGCCCGTCAAGGCATTCGTCAATAGCTGGCGGAAACAATGGCCGGAGCTTGTGATTCCTGATACCGAGTCCACTCTCAGCCCGGCAGCTCTGGCAGGTATCATCATTGGGACCCTAGCGGTTGTTGGTCTACTCACGGCTCTTGGCTGGTTTGTCTGGAGGCGGAGACAACGGGGTAGGAGGACGCAGCAGTTATCGGGGGAGCAGCCGTCGGATTCTGAAATGAAGCCCGTGATTGAATTGGGCATCCCGGACAAGGTTGAAGCAAAAATATGCCCTTACCCGGAGAAGCCGTTTGTGGAGATAGACGATAGCACTGTCCTGGAGCTGGACTCGAGAAGTGTAACAAGTGTGAGGACGGTGAGGACGGCGCGGGATCTGTCCCAGTTCAGCGAGGCACCGGACTCACCGGGCGTATACGAGATGCCTGCTGATAATCCATTTGTGGACCGGCAAAGGGATAAGGAGAAAGAGGCGGACAGGGAAAGTCAAAGGTGA
- a CDS encoding hypothetical protein (EggNog:ENOG503PMQE), with protein MQRGSIFGASTTSPSDDATDFLTKRKPDGSCQGHILVPKELLAPMLYDVGVLFLSKRDSDKNEARCLSSLGSAFEICTSNIILKMSTKSVLLAGLQLLVVVCSAQKNEFFWWNTPRAAGLEGPSLDRRQTTPPGYHPEFGSCGSGTTCENACGANWLSCRASTELSLFCYNQVDLGQSCCENGSGRACDRGYYCAWKELGGRVWCCEDGQSLEECGVGGGTTSAPPSSSTATTSAGPSGSTDTTTTPTDTESDFPTATDSQCVPSTVTSWGTTTVVSTFEVTVTVGTGECNTASTVTSPPDSSSWTDTTITKPPTSQTTHRPTNSTTMSPIVTAGSSDLRVNLNSLALFVLGVMLY; from the exons ATGCAGCGGGGTTCAATATTCGGGGCTTCAACTACTAGCCCATCAGATGACGCCACGGACTTTTTgaccaaaagaaaacctgATGGTTCCTGCCAGGGTCACATCTTGGTTCCCAAAGAACTCTTAGCTCCCATGCTTTATGATGTCGGCGTCTTGTTCCTGAGCAAGCGTGACTCGGATAAGAATGAGGCTCGCTGCCTCTCCTCTCTTGGCAGTGCTTTCGAAATCTGTACCTCCAACATCATTTTGAAAATGTCGACAAAAAGTGTCCTTCTTGCAGGCCTCCAgctcttggtggtggtctgcTCTGCGCAAAAGAACGAGTTCTTCTGGTGGAACACACCGAGGGCAGCTGGCTTGGAAGGACCGTCCCTCGATCGTCGTCAGACAACTCCTCCTGGCTATCATCCCGAGTTTGGCTCATGCGGTAGCGGTACAACTTGCGAAAATGCCTGCGGTGCAAACTGGCTGTCGTGCAGGGCGTCGACGGAGCTGTCGTTGTTCTGCTACAACCAAGTGGATCTAGGTCAAAGCTGTTGTGAGAATGGCTCAGGGCGTGCCTGTGACCGTGGATACTATTGCGCATGGAAAGAACTCGGCGGAAGAGTATGGTGCTGTGAAGAT GGCCAAAGTCTGGAAGAATGCGGTGTGGGCGGAGGGACCACGTCTGCacccccttcatcatccacgGCAACCACCTCGGCGGGCCCAAGCGGCTCAACagacaccacaaccacaccaaCGGACACAGAGAGCGACTTTCCTACCGCAACAGACAGTCAGTGTgtcccctccaccgtcaccTCATGGGGAACAACCACCGTGGTCTCAACCTTTGAAGTGACCGTCACTGTTGGGACTGGCGAGTGCAACACGGCATCAACTGTGACTTCCCCCCCAGACAGCTCATCCTGGACCGACACCACGATAACGAAGCCACCAACATCCCAAACAACTCACAGACCTACG AACTCAACGACGATGTCGCCTATCGTCACCGCAGGCAGCAGTGATTTGAGAGTCAATCTTAACTCATTGGCACTTTTTGTGCTCGGAGTGATGCTGTACTAA